The following proteins are co-located in the Diorhabda carinulata isolate Delta chromosome 4, icDioCari1.1, whole genome shotgun sequence genome:
- the LOC130892422 gene encoding proton-coupled folate transporter-like isoform X1 gives MKEEIRCAMVNTILKNCRFRLTIEIPLLLIYFTFMLNVSVFVNLTMYKTCYTLMGYPEVNCSRLGRYTDEETEKLEGIVQPLASYVTTITEMVPNSVPFILSLIIGSWSDKYGRKPAMMFVSFCISLYYGITAIIILFDEITPYMMMLATIPTIVCGSSLTIVSLILAYLNDIATPETRGMRNAAYEVITVFCICCANLLSPPLLYATNYSVIYGLSAVMVLLAIAYTHQFLPESVDIKCEEKSSLSKIFTCQHLSNMFLVIGKKRCSNQRAIIVILLIVMLVDNLVKVADSNIKTLYLRRELIWTLTDRNSFISWSSVISIICTPSITFLLQKQLKIKEIYLILVGIISSIGVDILYATAQNNWFIYGSVPVGILGGLVNPMLRTKLVHIIGPGEMGKIFSLYYVIINILSLAFSMFYSFVYNQTIDTNPGIFNWISIGIRLICGMMLIVVMVFDWNQPLETKQPDATTVKVGSDQSEAYELY, from the exons aAATACGGTGTGCAATGGTGAACACAATTTTAAAGAACTGTCGTTTTAGATTAACAATAGAAATTCCTTTACTACTAATTTATTTCACGTTCATGCTTAATG TTTCTGTTTTTGTGAATCTAACAATGTATAAAACATGTTATACTTTAATGGGATATCCAGAAGTGAATTGTTCAAGACTGGGTAGATATACCGATGAAGAAACGGAGAAACTGGAAGGAATAGTACAACCTTTGGCTTCATATGTGACAACAATTACAGAAATGGTTCCAAATTCAGTTCCATTCATACTTTCATTGATAATTGGTTCCTGGTCTGATAAGTATGGAAGAAAACCAGCTATGATGTTCGTATCCTTTT GTATCTCATTATATTACGGAATCACTGCGATTATAATACTATTCGATGAAATTACTCCTTATATGATGATGCTTGCCACCATCCCGACCATAGTTTGCGGTAGTAGTTTAACAATCGTGTCCCTAATTCTAGCTTATCTTAATGATATCGCTACCCCAGAAACAAGAGGAATGag aaacgCAGCGTATGAAGTGATAACAGTATTTTGCATCTGTTGCGCAAACCTGTTGAGCCCACCTCTATTGTATGCCACCAACTACTCCGTTATTTATGGTCTTTCGGCTGTTATGGTACTCTTAGCCATTGCTTACACCCATCAATTCCTACCAGAATCGGTAGATATAAAATGCGAAGAAAAATCTAGtctatcaaaaattttcacctGTCAACATTTGTCGAATATGTTTCTAGTGATAGGTAAAAAGAGATGCAGCAATCAAAGAGCGATCATTGTGATACTATTGATTGTAATGCTCGTTGATAATTTAGTGAAAGTTGCAGAttccaatataaaaactttatatctgAGAAGGGAGTTGATATGGACTTTGACTGATCGAAATTCCTTTATTAGTTGGTCAAGCGTCATTAGTATTATATGTACACCCAGTATCACTTTTCTATTACAGAAACAGCtgaaaatcaaagaaatatatCTTATTCTAGTTGGTATTATTTCTAGCATCGGAGTAGATATTCTGTACGCGACAGCCCAGAATAATTGGTTCATTTATGgtt CTGTACCTGTTGGTATCCTTGGAGGTCTGGTTAACCCAATGCTCAGAACAAAACTAGTACACATTATAGGACCTGGTGAAATggggaaaatattttcattatattatgtaATCATCAATATCCTTTCTCTGGCATTCAGTATGTTTTATAGTTTTGTGTACAACCAAACAATAGACACAAACCCCGGAATATTCAATTGGATTTCGATAGGTATTCGTCTAATTTGCGGAATGATGTTAAT AGTAGTTATGGTTTTTGATTGGAATCAACCGCTTGAAACTAAGCAACCTGATGCTACGACTGTGAAGGTTGGTTCAGATCAAAGTGAAGcttatgaattatattaa
- the LOC130892422 gene encoding proton-coupled folate transporter-like isoform X2: MVNTILKNCRFRLTIEIPLLLIYFTFMLNVSVFVNLTMYKTCYTLMGYPEVNCSRLGRYTDEETEKLEGIVQPLASYVTTITEMVPNSVPFILSLIIGSWSDKYGRKPAMMFVSFCISLYYGITAIIILFDEITPYMMMLATIPTIVCGSSLTIVSLILAYLNDIATPETRGMRNAAYEVITVFCICCANLLSPPLLYATNYSVIYGLSAVMVLLAIAYTHQFLPESVDIKCEEKSSLSKIFTCQHLSNMFLVIGKKRCSNQRAIIVILLIVMLVDNLVKVADSNIKTLYLRRELIWTLTDRNSFISWSSVISIICTPSITFLLQKQLKIKEIYLILVGIISSIGVDILYATAQNNWFIYGSVPVGILGGLVNPMLRTKLVHIIGPGEMGKIFSLYYVIINILSLAFSMFYSFVYNQTIDTNPGIFNWISIGIRLICGMMLIVVMVFDWNQPLETKQPDATTVKVGSDQSEAYELY; this comes from the exons ATGGTGAACACAATTTTAAAGAACTGTCGTTTTAGATTAACAATAGAAATTCCTTTACTACTAATTTATTTCACGTTCATGCTTAATG TTTCTGTTTTTGTGAATCTAACAATGTATAAAACATGTTATACTTTAATGGGATATCCAGAAGTGAATTGTTCAAGACTGGGTAGATATACCGATGAAGAAACGGAGAAACTGGAAGGAATAGTACAACCTTTGGCTTCATATGTGACAACAATTACAGAAATGGTTCCAAATTCAGTTCCATTCATACTTTCATTGATAATTGGTTCCTGGTCTGATAAGTATGGAAGAAAACCAGCTATGATGTTCGTATCCTTTT GTATCTCATTATATTACGGAATCACTGCGATTATAATACTATTCGATGAAATTACTCCTTATATGATGATGCTTGCCACCATCCCGACCATAGTTTGCGGTAGTAGTTTAACAATCGTGTCCCTAATTCTAGCTTATCTTAATGATATCGCTACCCCAGAAACAAGAGGAATGag aaacgCAGCGTATGAAGTGATAACAGTATTTTGCATCTGTTGCGCAAACCTGTTGAGCCCACCTCTATTGTATGCCACCAACTACTCCGTTATTTATGGTCTTTCGGCTGTTATGGTACTCTTAGCCATTGCTTACACCCATCAATTCCTACCAGAATCGGTAGATATAAAATGCGAAGAAAAATCTAGtctatcaaaaattttcacctGTCAACATTTGTCGAATATGTTTCTAGTGATAGGTAAAAAGAGATGCAGCAATCAAAGAGCGATCATTGTGATACTATTGATTGTAATGCTCGTTGATAATTTAGTGAAAGTTGCAGAttccaatataaaaactttatatctgAGAAGGGAGTTGATATGGACTTTGACTGATCGAAATTCCTTTATTAGTTGGTCAAGCGTCATTAGTATTATATGTACACCCAGTATCACTTTTCTATTACAGAAACAGCtgaaaatcaaagaaatatatCTTATTCTAGTTGGTATTATTTCTAGCATCGGAGTAGATATTCTGTACGCGACAGCCCAGAATAATTGGTTCATTTATGgtt CTGTACCTGTTGGTATCCTTGGAGGTCTGGTTAACCCAATGCTCAGAACAAAACTAGTACACATTATAGGACCTGGTGAAATggggaaaatattttcattatattatgtaATCATCAATATCCTTTCTCTGGCATTCAGTATGTTTTATAGTTTTGTGTACAACCAAACAATAGACACAAACCCCGGAATATTCAATTGGATTTCGATAGGTATTCGTCTAATTTGCGGAATGATGTTAAT AGTAGTTATGGTTTTTGATTGGAATCAACCGCTTGAAACTAAGCAACCTGATGCTACGACTGTGAAGGTTGGTTCAGATCAAAGTGAAGcttatgaattatattaa